A genomic window from Lycium barbarum isolate Lr01 chromosome 4, ASM1917538v2, whole genome shotgun sequence includes:
- the LOC132636103 gene encoding uncharacterized protein LOC132636103 isoform X3 — translation MVDEYRTWLRNGLLVRHDSKKNYEDHYKKKMAVFDNGVKFNFGITTVNDKNWFYMLSMDGQLWNDEKGKYDKRNNFSFTTVDCLFKQRIDVVHHAYRNVKTQTNVANEEQVLIEYVKGHRLIANVPWHTFDNVLIPVNIQEENHWLLVLLSFKDRRLYVYSSYQSAGHNTVVRNEIKKLATLLPHFLHLAGFYVNQKA, via the exons ATGGTGGATGAATACCGTACTTGGCTTCGAAACGGTCTGCTTGTGAGGCACGATAGCAA AAAGAACTACGAAGaccattacaaaaaaaaaatggcagttTTTGACAATGGAGTCAAATTCAATTTTGGCATCACAACTGTCAATGATAAGAACTGGTTTTACATGTTATCGATGGATGGTCAGCTTTGGAATGACGAG AAAGGAAAGTATGATAAAAGGAACAATTTCAGCTTCACCACTGTTGACTGCCTATTCAAGCAGAGAATTGATGTGGTCCACCATGCATATCGCAATGTTAAAACCCAGACAAATGTGGCAAATGAAGAGCAAGTATTGATTGAGTATGTTAAGGGCCACAGGCTTATTGCCAATGTCCCGTGGCATACGTTTGACAACGTGCTAATACCGGTGAATATACAAGAAGAAAATCATTGGTTATTGGTACTCCTTTCATTCAAGGACAG GCGTCTGTATGTTTACAGCTCGTATCAATCAGCTGGGCACAACACAGTTGttaggaatgaaataaaaaagcTTGCTACACTTCTGCCACATTTCCTACATCTGGCTGGATTCTATGTAAATCAAAAGGCATAG
- the LOC132636103 gene encoding uncharacterized protein LOC132636103 isoform X1 has protein sequence MVDEYRTWLRNGLLVRHDSKKNYEDHYKKKMAVFDNGVKFNFGITTVNDKNWFYMLSMDGQLWNDEHIDVIFYYFQKKGKYDKRNNFSFTTVDCLFKQRIDVVHHAYRNVKTQTNVANEEQVLIEYVKGHRLIANVPWHTFDNVLIPVNIQEENHWLLVLLSFKDRRLYVYSSYQSAGHNTVVRNEIKKLATLLPHFLHLAGFYVNQKA, from the exons ATGGTGGATGAATACCGTACTTGGCTTCGAAACGGTCTGCTTGTGAGGCACGATAGCAA AAAGAACTACGAAGaccattacaaaaaaaaaatggcagttTTTGACAATGGAGTCAAATTCAATTTTGGCATCACAACTGTCAATGATAAGAACTGGTTTTACATGTTATCGATGGATGGTCAGCTTTGGAATGACGAG CACATTGACGTCATTTTCTATTACTTTCAGAAGAAAGGAAAGTATGATAAAAGGAACAATTTCAGCTTCACCACTGTTGACTGCCTATTCAAGCAGAGAATTGATGTGGTCCACCATGCATATCGCAATGTTAAAACCCAGACAAATGTGGCAAATGAAGAGCAAGTATTGATTGAGTATGTTAAGGGCCACAGGCTTATTGCCAATGTCCCGTGGCATACGTTTGACAACGTGCTAATACCGGTGAATATACAAGAAGAAAATCATTGGTTATTGGTACTCCTTTCATTCAAGGACAG GCGTCTGTATGTTTACAGCTCGTATCAATCAGCTGGGCACAACACAGTTGttaggaatgaaataaaaaagcTTGCTACACTTCTGCCACATTTCCTACATCTGGCTGGATTCTATGTAAATCAAAAGGCATAG
- the LOC132636103 gene encoding uncharacterized protein LOC132636103 isoform X2 has protein sequence MVDEYRTWLRNGLLVRHDSKKNYEDHYKKKMAVFDNGVKFNFGITTVNDKNWFYMLSMDGQLWNDEKKGKYDKRNNFSFTTVDCLFKQRIDVVHHAYRNVKTQTNVANEEQVLIEYVKGHRLIANVPWHTFDNVLIPVNIQEENHWLLVLLSFKDRRLYVYSSYQSAGHNTVVRNEIKKLATLLPHFLHLAGFYVNQKA, from the exons ATGGTGGATGAATACCGTACTTGGCTTCGAAACGGTCTGCTTGTGAGGCACGATAGCAA AAAGAACTACGAAGaccattacaaaaaaaaaatggcagttTTTGACAATGGAGTCAAATTCAATTTTGGCATCACAACTGTCAATGATAAGAACTGGTTTTACATGTTATCGATGGATGGTCAGCTTTGGAATGACGAG AAGAAAGGAAAGTATGATAAAAGGAACAATTTCAGCTTCACCACTGTTGACTGCCTATTCAAGCAGAGAATTGATGTGGTCCACCATGCATATCGCAATGTTAAAACCCAGACAAATGTGGCAAATGAAGAGCAAGTATTGATTGAGTATGTTAAGGGCCACAGGCTTATTGCCAATGTCCCGTGGCATACGTTTGACAACGTGCTAATACCGGTGAATATACAAGAAGAAAATCATTGGTTATTGGTACTCCTTTCATTCAAGGACAG GCGTCTGTATGTTTACAGCTCGTATCAATCAGCTGGGCACAACACAGTTGttaggaatgaaataaaaaagcTTGCTACACTTCTGCCACATTTCCTACATCTGGCTGGATTCTATGTAAATCAAAAGGCATAG